CCTATCATAGCAGGGCTGCAATTATCGTGTCGCCTAAAGCTGTTTCTGACTCGTCAAATTCACAAACATGTCTTGATCCAGAAGCTAGCCGAGTTAGTGCAAAATTAACCTCTTTTCTTCTCCATGTTTCTCACTAGTTttgcaaattatatatttaaattgaatcggcattcaatatattttgaaaattttaattatacaaattagcATATAAAAGTGTATGGGTTGTGtaaacttttctttttgtataCATGTCTGTTGTCAGTGAAAAGGTAAATATTGCAATttctccgtctcaatttatgtgacaatgTTTGTTAGGCATaatatttaagaaagaaaaagttttgaaatttgtggtcttGGCACATTTGTATGAGTATAAATCATTTGATGCAGGTTAACGgagaatttaaaaataacttttttctaaTCATAGGTGACATTCCTTTTGAAGACATACTAAAAAGGAATATGGATCAGGGACGGAAAGAGTATTTTTTTGAACTGATTAATTGTTAAATTGAGGGGACGTTTGATTCTGGTGGTCCAATCGATATATATGGTGTTTGTTTGCTTCAGTTTGAAGTTGTTTAATTGCTCTGTTCATGATTCCAGATCTTGATATAGACCCTCACGTACATATTGATAAATGTATAATTATATAACTTGATTTTGTTTAATATAACACAGAATTGTTTCTTAACGAAAGTTTTCTGGTTAATCATGCTTTACTGAATAGAGTAACTAACTAAATATATTGTTAATGCAATTTGTTGCAGAGTGTTTTGGGTATTATTCTTGGAGGTGGAGCTGGGACGCGTCTGTATCCTCTAACCAAAAAGAGAGCAAAGCCGGCTGTTCCGCTTGGAGCAAATTATCGTCTGATTGATATTCCTGTGAGCAATTGTATTAACAGTACCATATCCAAGATCTATGTTCTCACACAATTCAACTCTGCATCTTTAAATCGCCATCTTTCACGAGCTTATGCAAGTAACATGGGTAGTTACAAAAATGAAGGTTTTGTGGAAGTTCTCGCTGCTCAGCAAAGTCCAGAAAACCCTGATTGGTTTCAGGTACCTAACCTTCTTCCTAATGTACACTTTTTAACAAcattaaatttgtagttatttgatttgaaaatgaGCCTTGGAGTAACGACAAAGTTGTCTCTGGCTTTGAGCTGTGTAAGTAGCCACTAATGCTTGAATTGGGGTAGGTTGTCTACCTCACATACCCTTTGGAGTGCGGCCTGTCCTGGACCCTGCTAAAGCGGGATGCTTTGTGCATCAGACTgtccttttttaaaatattataaccTAGAGATAGATATCAATCCGACAAGTATATAGCATGTTTGAAGCCACTTTAACGTTACTGTTTGTGCTCGACTCCTCTGATTTACTTGTGACATGCATTTTAGTATAGCTGGTTAACTAGTTTTTTTTGCAAACTAGCGTAAGATGAAATTACTTGTCTCTCAGGGCACTGCTGATGCGGTCAGGCAGTATTTATGGTTGTTTGAGGAGCATAATGTTTTGGAATTCCTAATACTTGCGGGAGATCATTTGTACAGAATGGATTATGAAAAGTTTATTCTAGCCCATAGAGAAGCAAATGCTGATATTACCGTTGCTGCACTTCCGATGGATGAAAAGCGTGCCTCTTCATTTGGTCTAATGAAGATTGATGAAGAAGGACGCATCATTGAATTCGCGGAAAAACCCAACGGTGAGCAGTTGAAAGAAATGCAGGTACATGCTATAATAGTGCTTTTGCATATTTCTCAACAAATACTCATTGCATATATGAACAAAGACACATATTTCGTTTCTTGGAAgaatataatttgtgtttggtgCATTTCAGGTGGATACTACTATTTTAGGCCTTGATGACGAAAGAGCTAAAGAGAACCCTTATATTGCAAGTATGGGTATATATGTCATTAGCAAAGATGTGATGTTAAACCTACTTCGGCAAAGCTTTCCTGCAGCTAATGACTTTGGTAGTGAAGTTATTCCTGGTGCAACTTCCATTGGAATGCGAGTATGTAAATTCTTTATTCATTAccatttatagttttaaaatcacaaaaaactATTAGAAATTTACTTTTTCTCTCATGAGAATTGTATGAAACTTTACTTCGACATTACTCTAGTAGTTATAATTGTTGCTATACCAGTGTCGGACTCTCCAAAATGTACTATTTTAGAAGTATCTGGCATGCATCCATCgatatttttaaagagtctGAGCAGCATAAGTTATAGGCCTCATTGTGACTAGCTTCTAGTTTAAACTTTtttctaaatatgatttttgctTAGTTTTACTTGTAGAGGTCTTAATAGTCTAAGTTCAGGTGCAAGCTTATTTATTTGATGACTACTGGGAGGATATTGGTACCATTGAAGCTTTCTACAATGCTAATTTGGGCATTACAAAAAAGCCAGTGCCAGATTTTAGGTAACGTCAGCTAATACTTCTCTCCACTTAGTTACGATTGTCTATTGTTCTACTCTGGTCGTAAGCACTAATATTGTTATCTTCAATATTCTCTGAAGCTTCTATGACCGTTCAGCTCCAATCTACACCCAACCTCGATATTTGCCTCCTTCAAAGATGCTTGATGCTGATATAACATATAGTGTCATTGGTGAAGGGTGTGTCATAAAGGTAATTAATTACGTAACTGTTTCTCACCAACAAGGTCTTCTAATTTTCATGTTCTTAGAATTGGTGAACCAGTACATACTTCTCAGATTACGGTTCTCATGGAGTTACTTTGTTGTGTGCAGAACTGTAAAATTCACCATTCTGTGATTGGACTCAGATCATGCATTTCAGCCGGAACAATTATCGAAGACACTCTTTTGATGGGAGCAGATTATTATGAGGTAATAGTTAAAATTCACAAACTATATGACTAATAGACTTACTTTGTATATACGCGAGATAGATAGCatgtagaaaattaaaaaaaaaaaagaaagatattttCTTCATACTTCTTTTGGTTTGTTGTTAAACTCAGTTTGCTTCTTTTCTTGGTCCAGACGAATGATGACAAAATCCTTCTGTATGCAAAGGGTAGTGTTCCAATTGGCATCGGCAAGAACTGTCACATAAAGAGAGCTATTATCGACAAGAATGCTCGTATAGGGGACAATGTGAAGGTTGGTTACCTGATCAATAATTCTTATATATTACCACTCAACTTTTATTATGTTTGATGAAAATCTCATTCACCTAACTTCTAggtagcatatatatatatagtgtccTATTGACTTCTCTTGTCAtcacataaaattttcaaaccaAGCTGTGAGATCAAGTCTTTAACATGGAACTTTTGTATCGTCAGATCATCAATATTGACAATATTCAAGACGTAGCAAGGGAGTCAGACGGATACTTTATTAAGAGCGGAATTGTTACCATTATCAAGGATGCAGTACTTCCCAGTGGTACTATCATCTAAGTTGGTGAAACTTGgattcctttaatttttatttattttgccaAACAACCATGAGTTAAAAGGACTTCTGCACTCCTTCAAGTGAGTGATCGTCAATGaaccaaaaaaattgttttgtgttcttgaaagttgaatatAATTAGGATGTTAACtcgaaaaaaaaatgaattactcCATTTTATTTTCTCTGTTCGTTCGTGTTAGTATAGTATTCGTTTCCTTCTATCGTTATCCATATACATATAATAAGACGGAGAGAGGGATTTTTCTATTATcagaatttgaacttgagatCTCTAATCCCAGGCCTAGTTAAAGTTTACTTTCATTGCTTCATatttgaaatctctattttaaGTCCACAACAAAATAGAGATTTATCACATGGTCATTCACATTCGCTGCCAAAAACACATACACATAATATACTTTAATACTCATGTGAAGAAATTTTGGTATGAattcagaatttgaagtttagTTTCAAGAGTAATGATAAAAAGGAAGAGATGTAACACCTTGAGGACTTGTAGAGAAGTCTAATAATATTCTTGCTGCTTTacaccaagaattaattcatgGACAACACAAAGAAAACCATAACTAACATATATAGCACATGTAGTAGTGCCTTTGTAGATAGACATGCTTAATTTCCTCCTTTTCCCCACAAAAAACTATATAAACTTGATTACCTTTTTATAGCAAGTCTTATTCCAAAAGAGGGACACAAAACTTATTCGTATCAGGTGTTTATATCAAACTAATGAATATAATAATCAGTTGTTACATAGACAATGATGGACTTGTACTTTCTTTACTCcttccgtcccattttatatcaAAGTTTTTGACTTGATACGAAtaataagaaattaataaaGACATTTCAAATGTAAGCCAAATATATTAAAAACCatccttttaaaaaatgatttaattagtGATGTGACCGAATCATAATTGACCACATGTAAGAAATGATTTTGCAAGATCGGAACTGTTTTCAGTTAGCAAataatgacatagatgagcttTTTTTCAAGCGAAAATGGCATAGTTGAGCCAAACGTTTAACGATATgagtttttttctcaaagttagatgacatatttgagctttttccaaaaaaaaatattatgggATGTCCTATTTTAGTCCACCCCATTAATGTAATAtccattttatgtttttttttcacgAATATTTAATATCAGACAACTCTTAGACGAAAGAATATAAGGATAGTTTTGAATCTATACGATAAACTAAATTAGTTTACAACAAACATAGCTGTATTTTTATTTGcatgaaaaatagtaaaaagtgatagaaaatatatactacCCATACAGtatgatacactcaaaaagtTAAATATAACTTACTTATACATGAACTATATATTGactatatattatgatatattcaaaaaGCTGAATATAGCTTAATTATACATGAAGTATATACtgattatacataaattatacacTGACTATTCAATCCTCCCAGCTTAATATTGCTATATAATGAATATTATGCTATACAAATGTGTGTATTAGGTGAGCTTTAATATAAGTATCATTTGTAGAGTCTTCTATCTAGAttcaactatatattttttctaagatTATCTTCAATAAACCCACTTCAGTAGcagtatatacatatttttttccctttaattttcatttcaaaCAACAGTCAGAACTTAGTTATACCTTTAATTTGTCAAGAACTTGGCCTAATATTTCAGAGATTTAGCTAATATTTTAGTAGCAATTTATGTTTGTCAATAAATTTTTGATAACAAAATCCAAGATAGTGTTTTGCAACAAATAACTATGCTTTTGTAAACTTGAAAAATAACTAacgaatataaataaatataagctCTTTGAGTATTGTTGCCTTAGTATAGCTCAAGGCCTCATTTGTACCGAATGGATTATGAAAAGTTCATTCTAACCCATAAAGAAGCTGAGGCCGATATTATCGTTGCTACACTTTCAATGAATggaaagtgtatatatatacatatatatagcaCGTTACCTGCATTGTTTTTAACTGCTTTTCAATTGGTTTTTCCGCGAATTTAATAAAAGATCTTTCTTCATTTGTTCTGCCAAAGATTGATGAAGAAGTATGTCTGATTGAATTTGCGGAGAACCAAAATAGAAGCAGTTGAAAGCAACTCAGGTATCATGTTATAGTCCTTTTGCATACTTCTcaacaaatacatatatatatatatatacgaaCAAAGATACATACCCAAATAGATGGTACAGATAACTCGttcccaaaaaaattaatttgtgttTGGTGCATTTTCAGGTGAATACTACTATTTTAGACCTGGACGACGACATAGCTAAAGAGAACAAGACTTTGGTTGTGAAGTTATTTCGGTGAAACTTCTGTTGGGATGCGAGTATGTAGATTGTTCAATCATTAACATTTACAATTCTAATCACAAAAACTAGaagaaatttacttttttttctcctaAGAATTGTACGAAACTTTACTGTCCATAGTACTATTAGTAGTTATAAGCTATGTCGCTTCAACTATCCAAAATTGTTGTCATACGTGTCACATTCTCCATAATGTATTACTTTTGGAGTATCTGACATGCATTCATGGTCATTTTTGAAGTGTTTGAGCAACATAGATTATAGGCCTAACTGTGGCTAGCTTCTAGTTTAAACTTTTTTGTACTGAATATGATTTTTGCTTAGTATTATTACTAGTAGAGGTCTTACTAGTCTAAGTTCAGGTGCAAGCTTATTTATTTGATGACTACTGGGAGGATATTGGTACAATTGAAGCTTTCTACCATGCCAATTTGGGCATTACAGAAAAGTCAACATTAGATATTAGGTAACGTCAACTAATAGTTTTCTGTACTTAATTACGATAGTTTATTATTGTGCTATGGTCATAGCACTAATATTATTGTCTTAAATTTCCCTGAAGCTTGTATAATCATTCTGTTGGAATTAATGCATTCATATCTTTATGTTGGAATTAATGCATTCACATCCAGACGAATGATGACAAAATGCTTCTGTATGCAAAGGGTAGTGTTCCAATTGGCATCGGCAAGAATTGTCACACAAAAAGAGTTATTATCGACAGGAATGCTCGTATAGGGGACAATGTGAAGGTTGGCTACCTAATCAATTTCTTATTACCCCTCAACTTTTGTTATGTTTGATGAAAATCTCATTCACTCAATATATGTACCTAGTGTTCTAACTTCTAGGCAACATATAGTCGTAAGTGTGCTGACTTCTCTTGTCAGCACACAAATTTTTCCTTCTTATTTTCGACAATATACATGAGCTGTGAGATCGAGTCTCTAACATGAAATTTTTGTATCGTCAGATTATTAACATCGACAATATTCAAGAAGCAGCAAGGGAGTCAGACGGATACTTTATTAAGAGCGAAATTGTTACTGTTATCGAGGATGCAGTAATTCCCAGTGGTACCATCATCTAAGATGGTGAAACTTGGATTcctctaatttttatttgttttgccAAACAACCATGAGTTAAAAGGACTTTTGCACTCCTTCAAGTGATTTTTTGAGTTTCTTGGTGATCAAAAGTCAATGAACCAAAATAATTGCTTTGTgttcttgaaagttgaatatAATTATGTTAACTCGATAAAAGTATGAAGTACTACATCCTTTTATTTACTCTGTTCATGTTGTTAGTATACGTTTCCCTCTATAGTTATCCATATAATAAGATGGAGGGAGTTTTCACTCAAAGATTTTTCTATTATCAAAATTTGAACTCGAGATCTCTGATCATGGGAAAGACAGGCCTAGTTAAAGTTTACTTTCGTTGCTTTATATAGAAATAGCAGAAATAGCATAAACACAAATACAATCAAACAAAGTCTCATCATATAATCAAATGAGAATTAAGTCCACAACAAAATAGAGATTCATCACTAGTGATGTACATGGTCATTTACATTTGCTGCCGGGGAAGGATAGCCCCCACGGGGCGATGCCCTGGTGCTCCGGCGGTGGCTGCTGCCCACGTAGTCCATCCTTTGTGTCTCTGCCATTATAATTTCAACACATCAAAAAGGTATAGAAAAACACATATACATACTATACGTTAGTACTCATATGAAgaaattttgattcaagatcACAGACAGattcagaatttgaagtttagTTTCATACGAAGAGAGATCAAGAGTAATGATAAAAAAGGAAGAGATATAACACCTTGAGTACTTGTAGAGAAGTCTAAGAATATTCTTGCCGCTTCACCATATTCACACCAAGAATTCATGGACAACACAAAGAAAATCATCACTAACAAAACACATGTTGTGCCTTTGTTGATAGGCATGCTTAatttcctcctcttcctcacaAAAACTATATAAACTTGGCCTCCAAATAAGTTCTTTTTATAGCAAGTGTCATTCCACGAGAGGGACCGAAACTTATTCACATCAGGTGTTTACGTCAAACTAATGAATATAATAATCAGTTACATAGATAGTAGTGGACTCATACTTGCTTATGCCACAAGGCGTATACTCCTTTCGTCAGGAAATACATGGTACgtacctcccaccaacaacagCTACCAGATAACTCTATCCACGAAAGCCAGAACAGATTTAAATAATCACCCtacctagtgtaatgtcaaagTCTTTGACTTTGATACGAAAaattagaaatcatttttcccatttttaaaaaaacattttcagtTATTTTTCCTCTGAATACACCCTAAAAGTCGATCTTTTATGCTTTTTTTCTTCGTTtccccttctttttctttgttaagGGAACCCACGATTGTGACTAATGGAGTGCATAATATTCTATCCTAAATTGAGTCTGAAAAATTTGACCAAGTTTAGttacttttttttcatttgaaaagtcTACTAACTTATGCTACATAATgttatttttagttttcattttttaaaaaaattgagttaaatacgttgtcaataaaaatatattgtctaatctCCTAAAGGTATTTACAACCAAAcatctttaaaatatatggtttataattttgaaaattaaacaattaccttttataacaaataataataaagatgaCTTGACAATATAATAACTCATTCTTTATcttgtttttattgtatttaatCACTATATTAATATGTTTTATAAAAGATATTTAGTCCTTTAGAATAGATGTAAAAAGGATGTTGAGATCTTTAATGGCTTGTTTGGTTGGATATAAGTTATTTcggaattaattattttagaattaGCTATTTCATGATTAATGTTATTCTACTCTTGatgtgaaataaaaataacattacaTTAATCTGAAGATaactaatttcaaaattttatcccGATCAAACACGTGATATACTCTAACTAAATTAATTccaaaattagttattttttatccCTCCTACAAAATGAGCCCTTTGTGATAATGTTCAAGAAGCAGCTAGGATGACAGACAGATCTTATTAGGTGTTAGGATATAAAATtgtgatatttgaaaaaaaaaataatgtaaaagttgaaattatatttagacatgcatttaacttgaaaaaaagaagaagaagacatttTGTGAGTGGAAAAACACACAGAAAATAGGAA
The DNA window shown above is from Solanum stenotomum isolate F172 chromosome 6, ASM1918654v1, whole genome shotgun sequence and carries:
- the LOC125867175 gene encoding glucose-1-phosphate adenylyltransferase small subunit, chloroplastic/amyloplastic-like isoform X3 → MSVSIGTLKPFQHSIIDNVDSAMSFQSLSFASSHLSGGKLISSKSLRSRRFISSKNAYHSRAAIIVSPKAVSDSSNSQTCLDPEASRSVLGIILGGGAGTRLYPLTKKRAKPAVPLGANYRLIDIPVSNCINSTISKIYVLTQFNSASLNRHLSRAYASNMGSYKNEGFVEVLAAQQSPENPDWFQGTADAVRQYLWLFEEHNVLEFLILAGDHLYRMDYEKFILAHREANADITVAALPMDEKRASSFGLMKIDEEGRIIEFAEKPNGEQLKEMQVDTTILGLDDERAKENPYIASMGIYVISKDVMLNLLRQSFPAANDFGSEVIPGATSIGMRVQAYLFDDYWEDIGTIEAFYNANLGITKKPVPDFSFYDRSAPIYTQPRYLPPSKMLDADITYSVIGEGCVIKNCKIHHSVIGLRSCISAGTIIEDTLLMGADYYETNDDKILLYAKGSVPIGIGKNCHIKRAIIDKNARIGDNVKIINIDNIQEAARESDGYFIKSEIVTVIEDAVIPSGTII
- the LOC125867175 gene encoding glucose-1-phosphate adenylyltransferase small subunit, chloroplastic/amyloplastic-like isoform X1 — encoded protein: MSVSIGTLKPFQHSIIDNVDSAMSFQSLSFASSHLSGGKLISSKSLRSRRFISSKNAYHSRAAIIVSPKAVSDSSNSQTCLDPEASRSVLGIILGGGAGTRLYPLTKKRAKPAVPLGANYRLIDIPVSNCINSTISKIYVLTQFNSASLNRHLSRAYASNMGSYKNEGFVEVLAAQQSPENPDWFQGTADAVRQYLWLFEEHNVLEFLILAGDHLYRMDYEKFILAHREANADITVAALPMDEKRASSFGLMKIDEEGRIIEFAEKPNGEQLKEMQVDTTILGLDDERAKENPYIASMGIYVISKDVMLNLLRQSFPAANDFGSEVIPGATSIGMRVQAYLFDDYWEDIGTIEAFYNANLGITKKPVPDFSFYDRSAPIYTQPRYLPPSKMLDADITYSVIGEGCVIKNCKIHHSVIGLRSCISAGTIIEDTLLMGADYYETNDDKILLYAKGSVPIGIGKNCHIKRAIIDKNARIGDNVKIINIDNIQDVARESDGYFIKSGIVTIIKDAVLPSGTII
- the LOC125867175 gene encoding glucose-1-phosphate adenylyltransferase small subunit, chloroplastic/amyloplastic-like isoform X2, with protein sequence MSVSIGTLKPFQHSIIDNVDSAMSFQSLSFASSHLSGGKLISSKSLRSRRFISSKNAYHSRAAIIVSPKAVSDSSNSQTCLDPEASRSVLGIILGGGAGTRLYPLTKKRAKPAVPLGANYRLIDIPVSNCINSTISKIYVLTQFNSASLNRHLSRAYASNMGSYKNEGFVEVLAAQQSPENPDWFQGTADAVRQYLWLFEEHNVLEFLILAGDHLYRMDYEKFILAHREANADITVAALPMDEKRASSFGLMKIDEEGRIIEFAEKPNGEQLKEMQVDTTILGLDDERAKENPYIASMGIYVISKDVMLNLLRQSFPAANDFGSEVIPGATSIGMRVQAYLFDDYWEDIGTIEAFYNANLGITKKPVPDFSFYDRSAPIYTQPRYLPPSKMLDADITYSVIGEGCVIKNCKIHHSVIGLRSCISAGTIIEDTLLMGADYYETNDDKILLYAKGSVPIGIGKNCHIKRAIIDKNARIGDNVKIINIDNIQEAARESDGYFIKSEIVTVIEDAVIPSGTII